Sequence from the Aromatoleum petrolei genome:
CGCATGACGGACTGGGTGTGGACTGCTACGCGTGGTCGAGCTCGCCGCTGCGCCGCTACGTCGACATGGTCAACCAATGGCAGATCATCTCGGTGCTGCGCGACGAGGCGCCCGCGTTCGCGCCCAAGTCCACCGACCTGATGGCTGCGCTGCGCGACTTCGACGTCACCTATGCGGCCTACGCCGACTTCCAACGCCAGATGGAGCGCTACTGGTGCCTGCGCTGGCTGCGCCAACAGCCCGGCATCGCCATCGACGGCAAGGTGCTGCGCGACAATCTCGTGCGCCTCGACGCGATCCCGCTGATGGTCAAGGTACCCTCGCTGCCGGTCATGCTGCCGGGCACGCGCGTGCGCCTGACGATCGAGCACAGTGACCTGCTCGACGTCGACATCAGCGCACGCTTCGTCGAGATGCTCGCCGAACCCGACCCCGCCGACACGGCCGACGCGGCGCTCGAAGGCAACTGACCGCCACACGGCATGGATCGCAACCAGGACCTTCGTTCCCCGCAGCCGGCCGGCGCCCGCGCCTCTGGGCGCACCAGCACCATCCTGAAGGGCGACCCGCTGCTCGCGATCGCGTTCCTGCTGTCGCTCGCGATCCATGCGCTGGCGCTATCAGTCGGCTTCACGATGGACGTCGGTCCACGGCCGCGCGAACTCGACCGCGGCCTCGAAGTCGTGCTCGTGAACGCACGCCACGCCCGCGCTCCCGAGAAGGCCGATGTGCTCGCACAGGCCAACCTTGACGGCGGCGGCAACAGCGAACAGAACGCGCGGCCGAAATCCCCCCTGCCCCCGCAACCGACGCAGCGCGACGGCGACGCCCTCGCCGAATCACGCAAGCGTACCTCGGACCGCAGCGCCGCCCGCCCCGAGGTCATGACCGCCCCCAAGGCCGCGACCCGGACCCCCGCCGCCGTGCAGCAGCCCGACCCCGCCGCGGTCGAGCCGAAGCCGTCGGGACTCGATCTCCTCGACAGCGTCGCCGCCGCCGCGCGCCTCGAAGCCGAGATCGACCGCAAGCTCGACGAATACGCCAAGCGCCCGCGCAGGAAGTTCGTCGGCGCGAAGGCGAAGGAATACCGTCTCGCCCAGTACGTGGAGGACTGGCGCCAGAAGATCGAACGTGTCGGCACGCTCAACTACCCCGATGCCGCACGCGGTCGCCTCTACGGCAGCCTGCTCTTGCTCGTCGCGATCCGCGCCGACGGCTCGGTGGAGCGCGTCGAGGTGCAGCGCTCCTCGGGCGAACCCGTCCTCGACGAAGCCGCCAAACGCATCGTCACGCTCGCGGCCCCCTTTTCGAGTTTCCCGAACGACGTCCGCGCCGACACCGACATCATCGAGATCGTCAGGACCTGGACCTTCACCAACACC
This genomic interval carries:
- a CDS encoding energy transducer TonB, coding for MDRNQDLRSPQPAGARASGRTSTILKGDPLLAIAFLLSLAIHALALSVGFTMDVGPRPRELDRGLEVVLVNARHARAPEKADVLAQANLDGGGNSEQNARPKSPLPPQPTQRDGDALAESRKRTSDRSAARPEVMTAPKAATRTPAAVQQPDPAAVEPKPSGLDLLDSVAAAARLEAEIDRKLDEYAKRPRRKFVGAKAKEYRLAQYVEDWRQKIERVGTLNYPDAARGRLYGSLLLLVAIRADGSVERVEVQRSSGEPVLDEAAKRIVTLAAPFSSFPNDVRADTDIIEIVRTWTFTNTDRLTAH